DNA sequence from the Thermodesulfobacteriota bacterium genome:
AAGAACTTCGTATAGCTTTTCGTCGACATACACTATTCCGTCGACATTCATTTTGTCGTGCTTTGGAATAAGTATTCTATTAGCGTCTATCCTTTTTATGCGTGTTTTCTCCTCTGCCATCTTTCCCCTCCTAGACGTCTAGAATAACCCTTGCGATGTATCCTTCATCGAGCCTTTTCAATTCGAAATTGTGATAGGTGGCGGCCTTTATCTCTTTTTTTAGAGTATGGATTTGGGGATCAAATCTTCTGCAGAAAAGGGTCGCTCTAAGCCTATTGTCTTCCAATTCTACTTCCAAGTCTCCAATTATGATTCTTTCGGTCTCCCATAGATAAAGAAGCTCGTTTAAGAACGAAATTAGTAACTCACCGTTCTTTTCAAGAATTATACTCTTTGTCACCTCATACCCTTTTTGCTCACTACCTTCCACCATTATCGAAAATAGCGCGTATGCCGCATTTTTGAAGATCTCCTCCTGCGAACTTCCGTAGATCTCAATGCCTATATCAGCTTCGTGATCGAATAACGAGAAACGGACCATCCGGTGAGATTATATATCACAGACCGTATCCTTTCAACGGTGGGTGGTAAAGAGCGGATAGGGGACTTCCGAGACCCGAAGGTTTTAGAATATGGAATTTCTTTTCACAAATATAGAGCCTGGAATTTTACCATTCGAAACTCTGGACAACTATCACACCTTTCTTGGAGGCTTCCCTTAAGAAACCCTTTGTTGCGTAATGTGTCACAAGGAGCCGAATAACTTCTACATCGCCAAACTCCTTTTTAACCGCCTGAACCTTTTCTTCTAGCTCCTCTAAGACCTCATCTACACTCTGGTCCCTTCTCTCATCGAGTCTAAGCTTCGATTCTCCAACTACGTAGACTGTCGTACCGTTTTTTTTCGCCTTTGCCAAAATATTTATTTCCTTTCCGAGGATCTCCTGCCTTATGAATTTTTCTATTACTTCGATACCATACTTCTCCTTTAAAAACCTAGGTAGTGCTCTAAAAGCCTCGTTTTCAAAGGCGTAGCTCATAGTTAAGCTCAGACCGCCTAAGTCGCGGCGAAGATCTCTTAACCCTAAGGCTAGTTTTGCTATTTCCAACTCTGTTTTTTCCTGAGCTTCGGCAAGTCTCTGGACTGTGGCTTCAAGCCTACCTAGTCTCTCCTCTGTCCTCTTCTGAGCCTCCGCAAGCTCTTCTACTATCCTTTCAAGCCTTTCTACCCTCTCCTCTGTCCTCTTCTGAGCCTCCGCAAGCTCTTCTACTATCCTTTCAAGCCTTTCTACCCTCTCCTCTGTCCTCTTCTGAGCCTCCGCAAGCTCTTCTACTATCCTTTCAAGCCTTTCTACTCTCTCCTCTGTCCT
Encoded proteins:
- a CDS encoding archease — translated: MVRFSLFDHEADIGIEIYGSSQEEIFKNAAYALFSIMVEGSEQKGYEVTKSIILEKNGELLISFLNELLYLWETERIIIGDLEVELEDNRLRATLFCRRFDPQIHTLKKEIKAATYHNFELKRLDEGYIARVILDV